DNA sequence from the Fuscovulum ytuae genome:
TGGCATTGAACCCATAGACCCTGCGCCCACCGGACAGGGGCACAAGTCGCACTTCGCGGCTTTGCCCCGGTTCAAAACGCACCGCTGTTCCGGCGGGAATATCCAGCCGCTTGCCCATCGCCGCGTCACGATCGAAGTCCAGGCCCGCATTGGTTTCGGCAAAGTGGTAGTGGCTGCCCACCTGAACCGGGCGGTCCCCGGTATTGGCCACCATCAGAACGGTCACTTCGGCCCCGTCGTTCAGGATGATCTCGCCCTCGGCTGGAAAAACCTCACCGGGGATCATTTCCGCCCCCGCAGCCAAGCGATGGTCAGACCGCCCGCAAGGCCGACCAAGGCGGCGATTACCCAACCATATTCGATGCCATGCGGATGCGGGTGAAACCCGTCATGGGCCATCGCGGGCAGTGCGGCAAAGGTCAGGATTGGGGCAAGGATACGGGCCATAGGAACCTCTCAGCGGATTGGGTGGTGAACGGTGACAAGCTTCGTGCCGTCGGGGAAAGTCGCCTCCACCTGCACGGAGTGGATCATCTCGGCGATCCCTTCCATGCATTGATCGCGGGTGATGACATGGGCGCCCGCCTCCATCAGATCGGCAACAGTGCGGCCATCGCGGGCCCCTTCGACGACATAGTCTGTAATAAGCGCCACCGCCTCGGGATGGTTAAGCTTGACGCCACGTTCTAATCGGTTGCGGGCCACCATGGCGGCAAGGCTGACAAGCAGCTTGTCCTTTTCGCGGGGGGTAAGGTTCATCGACCATTCTCCTGAAACTGCCAGACGCGCGGCAAGACCGCCCCACGCCGCAAGACCGAAAGCGCCCGCGCGATCTGACGGCGCAGCGGCCAGCCATCTGTTGCCATCACCCGAAGGACAAGGCGTCCATCAAAAGCCGAGGCGGCGGCACTGACACCCGGTTCAGAAAGCACCTGTCGCAGAGGAGCAAGGGCATCGGCCACGCCGGGCGCGATCATCACGAGGCTGGCAAAGCAGCGCGCGCCGCCCAGAACGGCCTGCCCGGCATCTAGGGCCGCGTGGTTTAGTGCAAGGGGTTCAAGATGCAGGATCTTGCCTGCACGGCGAAACTCGCGGCGGTCGCGAAACGCAATGCTGCGGACGGTTTCGCCCATCGCATGTCGACCAAGAACCACCGCCTCAAGCGCAAGGCAGCCTGCGTCTGGCCCCAGACTGATCTGCGTTCGACGATCGAGAGAAGAGGCATCGAATAGGATCGTTTCCTGAGGCAGCCAGTCGATCCAGCCGCCTGCGCCCACCTCGATGCCCACATCGACGCGTGCCGCCCCCGAAACCGAGCGATAGGCGCGTTCGGCGGTCTGGGTTGTTGCAACTGCCTGCACCCCCTCTTCCAGCGCGACCGCATAGGACAGCCGATCTCCACCGGTAAGCCCGCCGGATGTGTTCAGAAAGACCACCTCGGGCACAGCCGAGACACGGGGCAGGATCGCCTTGGCCGACCCCTGCTGACGCAAGCCGACCAGCTGTATTCGCGATCCGTCGCGACGCAGGCGCACCGATGCCTCGCCAGAACTGCGCTGCATAGGGGAAGACGGTATGGCGGAAATCAGAGTCATGCGCCGTTTGCTGGTTGCTGAACCCCATCCAAGGCCCGCCCCGCATCGCGTTCAACGCGCTCGCAATCGAAGACAGGGAAAGGAACGGGACCACGCCGCATGCTGCCGCTTTTCTGTTCAAAACGCCCATTTCATAGGCGCTGCGCAAACCTATCCGCCTGACAGTGCCATCCCAGATGCCTTTTCCACAGGCGCGACGGCACAAAGCATTGGGTTGCCCGACGATTTGGCAATAAATGCTAACCGGGAGTAGAAATCGCCTTATTTTTGTGGATAACTGCCGTTCACGGGTGGATAACCGGGTCGCATACTCATTCGGTTTATCGCCGTTGTTTTCCATCCCTGTACTTTAAGCTGCAGCTTTAATGTCTGTATGCAGCACAGGGACAATTCGAGAATGAACCGCATGAGCATGAGGGAATTTCCGAAGACCGCTATGAACCGGAAGGCCAGCGACGTCTATGAGGCGGCGACGGTTGGGCCTGTGAGTCTGTCGGAACACGGCACGTCGCGCTTTGTCATCATGTCGCGACGTTACTATGACGAACATTTCGGCAGGGGGGATCCGCCTCTCCCGACAGAGATAACCAAGCACGGCATCGATCAGGTCAAGATCGAAAATGTCGATCTTTCCGACGAAGAGGCGCAGCCCCTTGTCGAAGAGCTGGAACGCCTCATCGGCGCGCGGGAATGGGGTTAGGTTATTTGACCTAAGGGCGATGCAGGCCCGGAAGTGTTCCGGGCCTTTTCTGCGTCATCCGGCAAGGTAATCCGCAAGCACGGCACGCACACCACGCGCCCCAAGATCGTTGAGGTAGCCTGCAAAAGCCTCTTGCAGATGCGGGTCCCGTCCGACATCGCCGTAGATATCTTCCATCCCAAGCCATGCCATCGGATCCGCCGAGGCTGCGCGGGCAGCCCTTTGCAGCCTGTCCCAGTTGGGATCATTCGGCTCGATAACCGCGCCACCATCCGTCATGCCCATGCAATAGCGGCACCAAAGCGCGGATTCGAGGATAAGCCCGCGTGGCAGATGCCCCCGTGCCAGATTGTCGGCGATGGAGGGGATGATGAATTTTGGTTGTCGGTTCGATCCATCAAGGCAAAGGCGGCGTTCGGTATCGGCCACTTCGGGGTTCGAGAATCGATCACGGATGAGGGTGTAATAGGCGGCTAGGTCCGTGTTTGGCACGGGTGGCACGATTGGGATGATCTCTTCGCGTTCCACCTTGTCGAGGAAACCGGAGATCAGCGGTTCGGCCATGGCCTCATGCACATATTCGATGTCGAGCAACCCGCCCGGATAGGCGATGATCGCGTGACCGCCGTTCAGGATGCGAATCTTCATCGCCTCGAAGGCGTGGACATGGTCGGTAAAGGTGACGCCGACCTGTTCGAGCGGCGGGCGACCGGAAGGGAAGTGATCCTCCAGCACCCATTGGCGGAAGGGTTCGCAGGTGACAGGGACGGGATCGTCGCCCAGCCCAAAGGCCGCCGCCATGGCGCGTTCGCGCGGGCCAGTGGCGGGGGTAATGCGGTCCACCATGCCGTTGGGGAAGGCGACATGGGTTTCCACCCAGTCAGCGAGCGCGGGATCGGACAGGCGGGCAACACCAGCCACAGCGGCGCGGGTCACGTGGCCATTGCCGGGAAGGTTGTCGCAGGACATGACGGTGAAGGGGGCCACACCAGCCGCACGGCGGGCCTGGAGCGCGGCGAGGATCGCGCCGAAGGCGGTGGCGGGGCGGTCAAGCTGTGCCGCGTCGGCGCGGATGTCGGGATGGGTTGGATCAAAGCGGCCTGTGGCCGGATCGACGTAATAGCCGCCCTCCGTGACAGTCAGAGAAACGATGCGAATCTCGGGCCGCGTCATGGCGGCGATGAGGGCGGCGTTGTCAGGCTGCACCTCGATGAAATCCACCATGGCGCCGATGCGGCGGGCGGTTTTTCCGGCAGGGTCCAGTTCGATGACGGTGGAGAGGCAATCCTGCGCCCGAAGCGCGTCGCGCATCCGAGAATCAGGGGCGCGCACCCCCGCGCCGAGGATCGCCCAATCCATCGCAAGGCCCTTGGCGAAGAGGTCGTCCAGATAGACGGCCATATGCGCGCGGTGGAAATTGCCAAGGCCGATATGAACGATGCCAGGGGTCAGACGGCTGCGGTCATAGGCGGGGTGCGCGACGGGAAGGGGGTCATGCGTGGTCATGGGAAACCTCGGTCGGTATGGCCCGCGATGGGCAGCGCAGGCCGTGACCTGCAAGGGGAAGATCGGGGGTCGGGTGCGTGACGTTCATCATGACATCCAGTTCCCCCCATCGACGCCGTAGCATTGCGCCACGACGTAATCGGCCTCGGGCGAGGCAAGAAAGACAGCCATTCCCGCCACCTCGTCCGGTGTCCCAAAGCGACCGAAGGGGACGGCTTGGCCCACGATGCGCTTCTTTTCGCCAATGGGCAGGCCCTCGGCCTTGGCGAACAGGGCATCCACATGATCCCACATGTCGCTTTCGATGACGCCGGGGGCGATGGCGTTGACGTTGATCCCGTGACGGATGAGGTTCAGCCCCGCCGATTGGGTGAGCGAGATGACGGCGGCCTTCGTGGCGCAATAGATCGCACCCAACGGTTCGCCCCGGCGTCCGGCTTGCGAGGCCATGTTGATGATCTTGCCACCCTGTCCTCGCGCGATCATATGCCGTGCGACGGCCTGCAGGGTGAACAGCGTTCCGGCCACGTTGACGGCAAAAAGGCGGTCGTAACTGTCGCGGGTGATATCGGCGATGGGGGCAAGGTCGTAGACCCCGGCATTGTTCACGAGGATGTCGATATGGCCCATCTCGGCGATTGTCTGGGCGACGCCTGCCTCGATGCTGTCTTGCCGGGTGACATCCATGACAATGGCCTTCGCCCCCATGCCGGCGGCGGCGGCATAGACGCTGTCGGTCAGGTCGGCCACCGTCACCATCGCCCCTTCGCGCAGGAAGGCGCGGGCGAAGGCGGCACCGATGCCGCGCGCGCCGCCTGTGATCAATGCCGTTTTGCCCTGAAGCCGCATGTCAGGCCATCCAGTTCCCGCCATCGACGCCAAAGCATTGCGCGACGATGTATTTCGCCTCGGGCGTGGCGAGGAAGATCGCCATCCCGGTCAGATCGGTGGCAGTGCCCATGCGGCCGAAGGGAACAGCGGCACCCACTTCGCGCTTTTTCTGACCCGGCGCTTTGCCTTCGTATTTCGCAAAGAAGGCATCGACCCCGTCCCAATGTTCGCCATCCACCACACCGGGGGCGATGGCATTGACGTTGATGCCATGGGAAATGAGGTTCAGCCCCGCCGACTGAGTAAAGCTGATGACCGCGGCCTTGGTGGCGCAATAGACAGCAACAAGGCTTTCGCCGCGACGGCCCGCCTGCGACGCCATATTGATGATGGTGCCACCCTGCCCCCGGTCGATCATGTGCCGGGCAGCGGCCTGCGTGCAGAAGATGGTGCCCGCCACGTTCACCGCGAAAAGGCGGTCGTAATCGGCGCGCGTGATTTCCGCGATGGGGGCGGCGGAGAAGAGAGCGGCGTTGTTGATCAGGATATCCAGATGGCCAAGCGCCGCGATGGCCGAGGCAAAGCCTGCGTCGATGCTGTCTTGCTGCGTGACATCCATCTGCACCGCACTGGCCTGAGGGCCAAGGGATTGCGCTGCCTTTTCAACGGCTTCGGCATTGATATCGGCCAGCGCCACGCGCGCGCCTTCGGCGATATAGGCGCGGGCAAATTCCAGACCGATGCCGCGTGCGGCCCCAGTGATGAGCGCGGTCTTGCCTTGCAACCTCATGCCATGGCCTTTCCGGCTGCGTCAAAGCGGTGGATCTTGCTGTCCTGCGGGGTAAGAGCGATCCGGTCGCCATGGCGGAGCGCCACCTCGCCGCTGGCGCGGACGGTGATCGTCTCTCCGGTATCGAGCGTGACCTTGAAGAAGGTGTCCGATCCGAGATGTTCGGCCAGGCCCACGATGCCTTTCCACGGGCCCTCTGCGCCAATGTCCAAATGTTCGGGGCGCACGCCGATGGTGGCTGCGCCATGTTTCGCGGCCTCGGCCCCTTCAAGGAAATTCATCTTTGGGCTGCCGATGAAGCCTGCCACGAACAGGTTATGCGGGCGGTGATAGAGTTCGAGGGGCGATCCCACCTGTTCGATCCGCCCCGCGTTCAGGACCACGATCTTGTCGGCCATGGTCATGGCCTCTACCTGATCATGGGTGACGTAGATCATGGTGGTCTTGAGCGACTGGTGCAGTTCGGTGATTTCCTGCCGCATCCCCACCCGCAGCGCGGCGTCGAGGTTCGACAAGGGTTCGTCGAACAGGAAGGCCGCCGGTTCGCGGACGATGGCCCGCCCGATGGCGACACGCTGACGCTGGCCCCCTGAAAGCTGGCCGGGACGGCGGTCGAGATAGGAGGTGAGGTTCAGAACCTTGGCCGCGCGTTCCACGCGGGCGGTCTGCTCGGCTTCGGACATTCCGGCCATTTTCAGCGGGAAGGCTATGTTTTTCCGCACTGTCATATGGGGATAGAGGGCGTAGGATTGGAACACCATGGCAAGGCCCCGCTTGGCGGGTGGCAGGTGGGTGGCCTCCTTGCCATCGATGGCGATGGTGCCCGATGTCGTATCCTCCAGCCCCGCGATCAGGCGCAGGAGCGTGGATTTCCCGCAGCCAGACGGGCCGACAAAGACGACGAATTCGCCATCCTCGATCATCAGGTCGATGCCGGGGATGACATCCACCTCGCCAAAGGATTTGCGGACGGCTGAAAGCTGGATCTGTCCCATTATGTCCTCACTTCACCGCGCCGAAGGTCAGGCCGCGGACGAGTTGCTTTTGGCTGAACCAGCCAAGGATCAGGATCGGCAGGATCGCCATCGCGCTGGCTGCCGAAAGTTTTGCGTAAAACAGGCCCTGCGGGGCCGAAAAACTGGCGATGAAAGCAGACAGGGGCGCCGCCTTGGTGGTGGTCAGGGTGATGGTCCAGAACGCCTCGTTCCACGCCAGAATGATGTTCAGAAGCATGGTGGAGGCGATGCCCGGCAGCGCCATGGGCGTCAGGACATAGACGATTTCGTTCCAGAGGCTGGCACCATCCATGCGAGCGGCTTCGAGGATTTCGCCGGGGATTTCCTTGAAATAGGTGTAGAGCATCCAGATGATGATCGGCAGGTTCATCAGCATCAGCGCAAGGATGAGGCCAAGTTTGGTGTCGAACAAACCGATGCGCTGGAACACCAGATAAAGCGGGATCAGCACCGCGACGGCAGGCATCATCTTGGTGGACAGCATCCACATCAGAAGGTCCTTCGTCCGCTTGCCGGGGACAAAGGCCATAGACCATGCCGCCGGGATCGCGATGGCAAGGCCAAGCAGCGTGGAACCCACGGAAATGATGACGGAATTCCAGAAGAAGCGCGGGTAGTCGGAGCGCTGCCAGACCTCGGCGTAATTCTCGAGCGTCCAGTCGGCGGTAAAGAGTTGCGGCGGCATGGCGACGGCTGAGGCTTCGGTCTTGAAGCTGGTCAGGATCATCCAGAGGACGGGGAAGAAGATCGTCAGCGCCACACCCCAAGCGGCGAGCGTGGTGATCAGGCGACGGCGGGGGGATTGGGCGCGGGCCATGGTCGGGTTCCCCTTCAGTTGTCCAGATGCCGCCCGATGCCGCGCATCAGGAAATAGGCCACGATATTGGCAAGGATGACGGCGATGATCCCACCCGCAGCCGCGCGGCCTATATCCTTGGCGACGATGGCCTGTTTGAAGATCATGTAGGGCAGCGTGGTGGAGGCAGAGCCGGGGCCGCCTTGGGTGGTGGTGAAAATCTCACCGAAAATGCCCAGCAGGAAGATGGTCTGGATCAGGATCACCACCGTGATTGCCCGCGTCAGATGCGGCAGGATGATATAGCGAAAGCGGTTGACGGGGGTCGCGCCGTCCATCTCGGCGGCTTCAAGCTGTTCTGAAGACAGCGATTGCAGCGCCGTGATGAAGATCAGCGTGGCAAAGGGCAGCCATTCCCAGCTGACGATGCCGATGACGGACCAGAGCGGGTATTGTTCCAGAAACAGGATCGGCTGCGCCCCGAAACCCCGGGCGATGGCCGAGAAAAGCCCGTTCTGCGGATGCATGAAGAGGTTTTCCCAGATCGAGGCCGCCACCGGGGGCATGACGAAGAAAGGCGCGATGACGAGGATGCGCAGCATCCCCTGCCCTTTCACGGGCTGGTCGATCAAGAGCGCGATAAGCACACCGAGAACCACGGTAATGACAAGAACCCCTCCGACAAGGGCCAGCGTGTTGAAGATCGCGAGCCAGAAATCGGGCGAGTTGAAGAACCACAGATAATTGTTGAACCCCACCCATCCGGACCGATCCGGGGTCAGTAGGCGGTAGAAGCGGAACGAGAAGTAGAGCGTCATGGCAAGTGGCACGATCATCCAGATCAGAAGGACGATCACCGAAGGCGCCACCATCAGGCGCGCGGCGAGACGGGTGGACTGCGTGGACATGGGCGGTCTCCGATTTCGGGGCGCGAAGGGACGGCCGGGCACAGGGGCGCGCGAGCCGCAGGGGGATTACGTTAATCCCCGCTTAACCAATTGGGCAAGCAACTGAAATATATCGGAAAACACGGGGCCGGCCCGAAGGCCGACCCCGGTTGGGAGGATTACTGGATGTAGCCCGATGCTTTCATTTCATCGGTCACAGCAGCCTGCGCTTCGGCAAGCGCCTCATCCGCCGTCTTCTGGCCAGCCAGCGCCGCCGAGAAGATTTCGCCCACGCTCGTGCCAAGCCCTTGGAATTCCGGGATGGCGACAAACTGCACGCCGACATAAGGCACAGGCTTGACCGTCGGATTGTTCGGGTCAGCCGAATTGATGCTGTCGAGCGTCATCTTGGCAAAAGGAACCGAGGCGTATTCCGGGTTCTCGTAAAGCGAGGTCCGGGTGCCCGGAGGCACGTTCGCCCAGCCTTCCTTCGAGGCGACGAGAGCGAGGTAATCCTTGCTGGTCGCCCAGTTGATGAAGGCCTTTGCAGCATCCTGAGAGTCCGACGAGGACGGGATCGCGAGCGACCAAGCCCAGAGCCAGTTGCCGCGCTTGCCCAGACCGTTGTCGGGAGCCAGCGCGAAGCCGACCTTGTCGGCCACGGTGGAATCGGCACCCGTCACGAAAGAGGCCGCAACGGTCGCGTCAATCCACATGCCGCACTTGCCCTGTTGGAACAGGGTCAGGTTTTCGTTGAACCCGTTGTTCGAGGCACCGGCGGGACCGTAGCTGTTCATCAGGTTCAGGTAGAAGTCGAGCGTGGCCTTCCATTCCGGCTGATCGAACTGGGGGTTCCAGTTTTCATCGAACCAGCGCGCGCCGAAGGAGTTCGACATCGCGGTGAGGAAGGCCATGTTTTCGCCCCAGCCCGCCTTGCCGCGCAAGCAGACGCCGTTGATTTCGGCATCGCGGTT
Encoded proteins:
- a CDS encoding urease subunit beta, with amino-acid sequence MIPGEVFPAEGEIILNDGAEVTVLMVANTGDRPVQVGSHYHFAETNAGLDFDRDAAMGKRLDIPAGTAVRFEPGQSREVRLVPLSGGRRVYGFNAKVMGQL
- a CDS encoding urease subunit gamma is translated as MNLTPREKDKLLVSLAAMVARNRLERGVKLNHPEAVALITDYVVEGARDGRTVADLMEAGAHVITRDQCMEGIAEMIHSVQVEATFPDGTKLVTVHHPIR
- a CDS encoding urease accessory protein UreD; this translates as MTLISAIPSSPMQRSSGEASVRLRRDGSRIQLVGLRQQGSAKAILPRVSAVPEVVFLNTSGGLTGGDRLSYAVALEEGVQAVATTQTAERAYRSVSGAARVDVGIEVGAGGWIDWLPQETILFDASSLDRRTQISLGPDAGCLALEAVVLGRHAMGETVRSIAFRDRREFRRAGKILHLEPLALNHAALDAGQAVLGGARCFASLVMIAPGVADALAPLRQVLSEPGVSAAASAFDGRLVLRVMATDGWPLRRQIARALSVLRRGAVLPRVWQFQENGR
- a CDS encoding mannitol dehydrogenase family protein, translated to MTTHDPLPVAHPAYDRSRLTPGIVHIGLGNFHRAHMAVYLDDLFAKGLAMDWAILGAGVRAPDSRMRDALRAQDCLSTVIELDPAGKTARRIGAMVDFIEVQPDNAALIAAMTRPEIRIVSLTVTEGGYYVDPATGRFDPTHPDIRADAAQLDRPATAFGAILAALQARRAAGVAPFTVMSCDNLPGNGHVTRAAVAGVARLSDPALADWVETHVAFPNGMVDRITPATGPRERAMAAAFGLGDDPVPVTCEPFRQWVLEDHFPSGRPPLEQVGVTFTDHVHAFEAMKIRILNGGHAIIAYPGGLLDIEYVHEAMAEPLISGFLDKVEREEIIPIVPPVPNTDLAAYYTLIRDRFSNPEVADTERRLCLDGSNRQPKFIIPSIADNLARGHLPRGLILESALWCRYCMGMTDGGAVIEPNDPNWDRLQRAARAASADPMAWLGMEDIYGDVGRDPHLQEAFAGYLNDLGARGVRAVLADYLAG
- a CDS encoding L-iditol 2-dehydrogenase, whose product is MRLQGKTALITGGARGIGAAFARAFLREGAMVTVADLTDSVYAAAAGMGAKAIVMDVTRQDSIEAGVAQTIAEMGHIDILVNNAGVYDLAPIADITRDSYDRLFAVNVAGTLFTLQAVARHMIARGQGGKIINMASQAGRRGEPLGAIYCATKAAVISLTQSAGLNLIRHGINVNAIAPGVIESDMWDHVDALFAKAEGLPIGEKKRIVGQAVPFGRFGTPDEVAGMAVFLASPEADYVVAQCYGVDGGNWMS
- a CDS encoding L-iditol 2-dehydrogenase, with product MRLQGKTALITGAARGIGLEFARAYIAEGARVALADINAEAVEKAAQSLGPQASAVQMDVTQQDSIDAGFASAIAALGHLDILINNAALFSAAPIAEITRADYDRLFAVNVAGTIFCTQAAARHMIDRGQGGTIINMASQAGRRGESLVAVYCATKAAVISFTQSAGLNLISHGINVNAIAPGVVDGEHWDGVDAFFAKYEGKAPGQKKREVGAAVPFGRMGTATDLTGMAIFLATPEAKYIVAQCFGVDGGNWMA
- a CDS encoding ABC transporter ATP-binding protein; this encodes MGQIQLSAVRKSFGEVDVIPGIDLMIEDGEFVVFVGPSGCGKSTLLRLIAGLEDTTSGTIAIDGKEATHLPPAKRGLAMVFQSYALYPHMTVRKNIAFPLKMAGMSEAEQTARVERAAKVLNLTSYLDRRPGQLSGGQRQRVAIGRAIVREPAAFLFDEPLSNLDAALRVGMRQEITELHQSLKTTMIYVTHDQVEAMTMADKIVVLNAGRIEQVGSPLELYHRPHNLFVAGFIGSPKMNFLEGAEAAKHGAATIGVRPEHLDIGAEGPWKGIVGLAEHLGSDTFFKVTLDTGETITVRASGEVALRHGDRIALTPQDSKIHRFDAAGKAMA
- a CDS encoding carbohydrate ABC transporter permease → MARAQSPRRRLITTLAAWGVALTIFFPVLWMILTSFKTEASAVAMPPQLFTADWTLENYAEVWQRSDYPRFFWNSVIISVGSTLLGLAIAIPAAWSMAFVPGKRTKDLLMWMLSTKMMPAVAVLIPLYLVFQRIGLFDTKLGLILALMLMNLPIIIWMLYTYFKEIPGEILEAARMDGASLWNEIVYVLTPMALPGIASTMLLNIILAWNEAFWTITLTTTKAAPLSAFIASFSAPQGLFYAKLSAASAMAILPILILGWFSQKQLVRGLTFGAVK
- a CDS encoding carbohydrate ABC transporter permease, whose translation is MSTQSTRLAARLMVAPSVIVLLIWMIVPLAMTLYFSFRFYRLLTPDRSGWVGFNNYLWFFNSPDFWLAIFNTLALVGGVLVITVVLGVLIALLIDQPVKGQGMLRILVIAPFFVMPPVAASIWENLFMHPQNGLFSAIARGFGAQPILFLEQYPLWSVIGIVSWEWLPFATLIFITALQSLSSEQLEAAEMDGATPVNRFRYIILPHLTRAITVVILIQTIFLLGIFGEIFTTTQGGPGSASTTLPYMIFKQAIVAKDIGRAAAGGIIAVILANIVAYFLMRGIGRHLDN
- a CDS encoding ABC transporter substrate-binding protein produces the protein MTLSLRALLGATAALALTGAAMAETTITVATVNNGDMIRMQGLMDDFYAKHPDIKVEWVTLEENVLRQNVTTDIATGGGQYDVLTIGTYEVPIWGKQGWLVSLNDLPAEYDVDDLLPAIRGGLTIDGNLFAAPFYGESSMVMYRKDLMEAAGLTMPDAPTWADIEKAAAAMTNRDAEINGVCLRGKAGWGENMAFLTAMSNSFGARWFDENWNPQFDQPEWKATLDFYLNLMNSYGPAGASNNGFNENLTLFQQGKCGMWIDATVAASFVTGADSTVADKVGFALAPDNGLGKRGNWLWAWSLAIPSSSDSQDAAKAFINWATSKDYLALVASKEGWANVPPGTRTSLYENPEYASVPFAKMTLDSINSADPNNPTVKPVPYVGVQFVAIPEFQGLGTSVGEIFSAALAGQKTADEALAEAQAAVTDEMKASGYIQ